A single window of Synechococcus sp. C9 DNA harbors:
- the rpe gene encoding ribulose-phosphate 3-epimerase produces the protein MAGKSVVIAPSILSADFSRLGAEVQAVDAAGADWIHVDVMDGRFVPNITIGPLIVEALRPVTAKPLDVHLMIVEPERYVADFAKAGADIISVHAESSATIHLHRTLSQIKELGKQAGVVLNPASPLDLIEYVLDVVDLVLIMSVNPGFGGQGFIPQVVPKIRRLRQMCDERGLDPWIEVDGGLKANNTWQVLEAGANAIVAGSAVFKAPDYRMAIEGIRHSRRPELVPA, from the coding sequence ATGGCAGGAAAATCCGTGGTCATTGCGCCGTCGATCCTATCGGCGGATTTTAGCCGTCTGGGGGCGGAGGTGCAGGCGGTGGATGCGGCGGGGGCGGACTGGATTCATGTGGATGTGATGGATGGCCGGTTTGTCCCCAATATCACCATCGGGCCCTTGATTGTGGAAGCCCTGCGCCCGGTGACGGCCAAACCCCTGGATGTGCATTTGATGATTGTGGAGCCGGAGCGGTATGTGGCGGATTTTGCCAAAGCCGGTGCCGATATTATTTCCGTTCACGCCGAAAGTAGTGCCACGATTCACCTGCATCGCACCCTGAGTCAGATTAAAGAATTGGGCAAGCAGGCGGGGGTGGTGCTGAACCCGGCCAGTCCCCTGGATTTGATTGAATATGTTTTGGATGTGGTGGACTTGGTGCTGATTATGAGCGTGAATCCGGGGTTTGGCGGTCAGGGGTTTATTCCCCAGGTGGTGCCCAAAATCCGGCGACTGCGGCAGATGTGCGATGAACGGGGGCTGGACCCCTGGATCGAGGTGGATGGGGGTCTCAAAGCCAACAATACCTGGCAAGTCCTGGAAGCGGGTGCCAATGCGATTGTGGCGGGTTCGGCGGTGTTCAAAGCCCCGGATTACCGCATGGCGATTGAGGGGATTCGTCATTCCCGTCGCCCGGAGTTGGTACCCGCCTAA
- a CDS encoding M23 family metallopeptidase gives MRWWRGVIGLLVMAGVSGWPGSSQPQSVATGGWHQASFPVEQFVSYTSPFGPRGEEFHYGLDIAAPEGSYIRNWWVGQVVEVSQDGLCGTTLIIASGRWRHIYCHLRGRAVAVKGVNYLDDPGSGLVIREGQWVATGARVGRVGMTGRTTGPHLHWGLKYDGGWIDPATILRVMYSQRRAQNSPLPKVGL, from the coding sequence ATGCGGTGGTGGCGTGGAGTGATAGGCCTGCTGGTCATGGCAGGGGTGTCCGGTTGGCCTGGGTCGAGCCAGCCGCAAAGTGTGGCAACGGGGGGTTGGCATCAGGCTTCCTTTCCGGTGGAACAGTTTGTCAGCTACACCTCACCCTTTGGCCCCCGGGGGGAGGAATTTCACTACGGACTGGATATTGCCGCACCCGAGGGGAGCTACATCCGCAACTGGTGGGTGGGGCAGGTGGTGGAGGTGAGCCAGGATGGGCTATGTGGCACAACGTTGATCATTGCCTCCGGGCGGTGGCGGCACATTTACTGCCATTTGCGGGGCCGGGCGGTGGCGGTCAAAGGGGTGAATTATTTGGATGACCCCGGTAGTGGCCTGGTGATCCGGGAGGGGCAATGGGTCGCCACGGGGGCCCGGGTGGGGCGGGTGGGGATGACGGGGCGTACCACGGGGCCCCATCTGCACTGGGGACTCAAGTACGACGGGGGATGGATTGACCCGGCCACCATTCTCCGGGTGATGTATAGCCAACGGCGGGCACAGAATTCCCCCCTGCCCAAGGTAGGCCTATAG
- a CDS encoding DUF29 domain-containing protein: MTNTPISNLYEQDFYLWLEETAALLKARKFEKLDVENLVEEIECMGRSEKKSVESNLEVILVHLLKYKYQPEKRSNSWRVTLLEHRRRLKRDFRISPSLKRYFLETFAECYQGARKLASVETEMAITTFPQASPFTPEQVLDEDFLPE, encoded by the coding sequence ATGACCAACACTCCCATCTCTAATCTTTACGAGCAGGATTTTTATTTGTGGTTGGAAGAGACTGCGGCGTTATTGAAAGCACGAAAATTTGAAAAGCTAGATGTGGAAAACCTCGTGGAAGAAATTGAATGTATGGGTAGGAGTGAAAAAAAGAGTGTTGAAAGTAATTTAGAAGTGATTTTAGTACATTTATTAAAATACAAATATCAACCAGAAAAACGTTCAAATAGTTGGCGGGTGACTCTTTTGGAGCATCGCCGGAGATTGAAAAGAGACTTTAGAATCAGTCCCAGTTTGAAACGATATTTTTTAGAAACCTTTGCCGAGTGTTACCAAGGGGCAAGAAAACTGGCTAGCGTGGAAACCGAGATGGCAATTACCACTTTTCCCCAAGCATCCCCATTCACTCCTGAGCAAGTTTTAGATGAGGATTTTTTACCAGAGTAA
- a CDS encoding DUF29 domain-containing protein: MTNTPVSNLYEQDFYLWLEETAALLKARKFEKLDVENLVEEIECMGRREKQALRSNLEVILMHLLKYKYQPEKRSNSWRYTLLEHRRRLQDIFQFSPSLRRYFLETFAYCYQGARKLASVETEMAITTFPRESPFTPEQVLDEDFLPE; the protein is encoded by the coding sequence ATGACTAATACTCCCGTCTCTAATCTTTACGAGCAGGATTTTTATCTGTGGTTAGAAGAGACTGCGGCGTTATTGAAAGCACGAAAATTTGAAAAGCTAGATGTGGAAAACCTCGTGGAAGAAATCGAATGTATGGGGAGGCGTGAGAAACAAGCCTTGCGTAGCAATTTGGAAGTGATTTTAATGCACCTACTAAAGTATAAATATCAACCAGAAAAGCGTTCAAATAGTTGGCGTTACACCCTGTTAGAACATCGGCGTAGGTTACAGGACATATTTCAATTTAGCCCCAGTCTCAGACGCTATTTTTTAGAAACCTTTGCCTATTGTTACCAAGGGGCAAGAAAACTGGCTAGCGTGGAAACCGAGATGGCAATTACCACTTTTCCCCGAGAATCTCCATTCACTCCTGAGCAAGTTTTGGATGAGGATTTTTTACCAGAGTAA
- the cax gene encoding calcium/proton exchanger → MTFKQVIAFGLLVFLPVSWAAEWLHWDELVVCVTAGLAIVPLAIWLSTATEEIALVTGPGVGGLLNAVFGNATELIIAIVALRAGLVEVVKASITGTVVANLLLVLGLAMFLGGIKHKEQNFQAIVPQVNAPAMTLAVIAIFLPTLLGSTIEGTTIAPRAIQNLSEIVALVLIIVYALTLFFSLKTHSYLYDVGVAELGEAHEKPSLWLWLGVLGVVTIGIAVESEIFVGVIESATHRIGLTPLFTGVIVLPLLGGAAEYVTAVNVALKNNMDLSVSVAMGSSSLVALFVAPVLVIAGEFLGQPMDLNFNLFEVVAVAVSVTVANLISLDGRSNWLEGSLLLASYVVIASAFYYHPA, encoded by the coding sequence ATGACATTCAAGCAAGTGATTGCCTTTGGTTTACTGGTCTTTCTGCCCGTTTCCTGGGCGGCGGAGTGGCTCCACTGGGATGAATTGGTCGTTTGCGTGACGGCGGGGTTGGCGATTGTGCCCTTGGCGATTTGGCTGAGTACGGCGACGGAGGAAATTGCCCTGGTCACCGGGCCGGGGGTGGGGGGACTGCTGAATGCGGTTTTTGGGAATGCCACCGAGTTAATTATCGCCATTGTGGCTCTGCGGGCGGGATTGGTAGAGGTGGTCAAGGCGAGCATTACTGGCACCGTGGTGGCAAATTTATTATTAGTGTTGGGTTTAGCGATGTTTTTGGGGGGAATTAAGCACAAGGAACAAAATTTCCAAGCCATTGTCCCCCAGGTGAATGCACCGGCGATGACCTTAGCAGTAATTGCCATCTTTTTACCCACCTTATTAGGGAGTACCATCGAAGGAACCACCATTGCCCCCCGTGCCATTCAAAACCTATCGGAAATCGTCGCTTTAGTGTTAATCATTGTCTATGCTTTGACCCTATTTTTCTCCCTCAAAACCCATAGTTATCTCTACGATGTGGGGGTGGCGGAGTTGGGCGAAGCGCACGAAAAACCCAGTCTCTGGCTGTGGTTAGGGGTTTTAGGGGTGGTGACGATTGGCATTGCGGTGGAGTCGGAAATTTTTGTGGGGGTGATTGAATCCGCTACCCATAGAATTGGTCTCACACCCCTATTTACCGGGGTGATTGTTCTGCCCTTGTTGGGTGGGGCGGCGGAGTATGTCACGGCGGTGAATGTGGCATTGAAAAATAATATGGATTTGTCCGTATCGGTGGCGATGGGTTCGAGTTCTCTGGTGGCTTTATTCGTGGCACCCGTATTGGTGATTGCTGGGGAATTTTTGGGGCAACCGATGGATTTGAATTTCAATTTATTCGAGGTCGTGGCGGTGGCGGTGTCGGTAACGGTAGCAAATTTGATTAGTTTGGACGGGCGTTCCAATTGGTTAGAAGGAAGTTTGCTCTTAGCCAGCTATGTGGTGATCGCCTCGGCGTTTTATTACCACCCAGCCTAA
- a CDS encoding GspE/PulE family protein, producing MVAPAEPNLVWQKLKSGDLTPTAALALLVQPDGTVNLPLLNPDVSRRFFQKVPPSPNLPKVLPLLLWRNCYYLGICEPLTPEQVEFISNRTRTGIETIPIRPESYRQWYRQRHATPPHQITLAPLVNPWTGEPDRADVTEDAELYLGKADNSIHRINALLAVALNHRASDIHLEPSSEGLRVRFRIDGIMRPITTLPPHLSRPTVVATKVMAEMDIADSRRPHDGRIGKKYLKDGGGAQHLDLRVSTLPCVGGEKVVIRLLPQENPFTCLEDLGFSGSTLATYTRWLEQPQGLIILTGPTGSGKTSTLYTSLQRIATPEVNVTTVEDPVEYVLPHITQTQVHGRAGMTFAAGLRSILRQDPDIIMVGEIRDGETAETVVRAALTGHLVLTTMHTIDAATAIPRLRDLGPDPGLISDALLGVVGQRLVRKICPHCAVPYTPTVQELTWLGLTPEHPWAHNWRMGKGCDQCLGTGYLGRLAVVEVLNADDRIRQLVYGGTIGELRRYLTEIDFDSFRKDGIRKISQGLTTLPELRRVLPYSIHQCGEI from the coding sequence ATGGTGGCACCGGCGGAGCCTAACCTGGTCTGGCAGAAACTCAAAAGCGGTGATTTGACCCCCACCGCCGCCCTAGCCTTACTTGTGCAACCGGATGGAACGGTGAACTTACCGCTACTCAACCCGGATGTCAGCCGCCGCTTTTTTCAAAAAGTCCCCCCCAGCCCCAATCTGCCCAAGGTATTGCCCCTGTTGCTGTGGCGCAATTGTTATTACCTGGGCATTTGCGAACCCCTGACCCCGGAGCAGGTGGAATTTATCAGCAATCGCACCCGCACGGGCATTGAAACCATCCCCATTCGCCCGGAAAGTTATCGGCAATGGTATCGGCAACGGCACGCCACCCCCCCCCATCAGATTACCCTTGCGCCGCTGGTCAACCCTTGGACGGGGGAACCGGACCGAGCCGATGTGACTGAGGATGCGGAACTGTATTTGGGCAAAGCCGATAATTCTATTCACCGCATCAATGCCCTGTTGGCGGTTGCCCTCAACCACCGGGCCAGCGACATTCACCTGGAACCAAGCAGTGAAGGCTTGCGGGTGCGGTTTCGGATTGACGGGATTATGCGCCCGATTACCACCCTGCCGCCCCATTTGAGCCGTCCCACCGTAGTTGCCACCAAAGTGATGGCGGAGATGGATATTGCCGATAGCCGCCGTCCCCATGATGGTCGGATTGGCAAAAAATACCTCAAGGATGGGGGTGGGGCGCAACATTTAGACCTGCGGGTGAGTACCCTACCCTGTGTCGGCGGGGAAAAGGTGGTGATTCGGCTCCTGCCCCAGGAAAACCCCTTCACCTGTTTGGAAGATTTGGGGTTCAGCGGTTCCACCCTCGCCACCTACACCCGTTGGCTGGAACAACCCCAAGGGTTAATCATTCTCACCGGCCCGACCGGCTCTGGCAAAACCAGTACTTTGTACACCAGTTTGCAACGGATTGCTACCCCGGAAGTGAATGTGACCACGGTGGAAGACCCGGTGGAATACGTTTTGCCCCATATCACCCAGACCCAGGTACACGGGCGGGCGGGGATGACCTTTGCGGCTGGTCTGCGCTCGATTTTGCGCCAGGACCCGGACATCATCATGGTGGGGGAAATCCGGGATGGGGAAACCGCCGAAACTGTGGTGCGAGCGGCTTTGACCGGGCATTTGGTGCTGACGACCATGCACACCATTGATGCGGCGACGGCGATTCCCCGCCTGCGGGATTTGGGACCTGACCCCGGACTGATCAGCGATGCCCTGCTGGGGGTGGTGGGGCAACGGTTGGTTCGCAAAATCTGCCCCCACTGTGCGGTTCCCTACACTCCGACTGTGCAGGAGTTGACCTGGTTGGGACTCACCCCGGAACATCCCTGGGCGCACAACTGGCGGATGGGCAAGGGCTGTGACCAATGTCTGGGCACTGGGTATCTGGGGCGGTTGGCGGTGGTGGAAGTGCTGAATGCGGACGACCGGATTCGCCAACTGGTCTATGGGGGCACCATTGGGGAATTGCGCCGCTATCTCACCGAGATTGATTTTGATTCCTTTCGCAAGGATGGCATTCGCAAAATTAGCCAAGGGTTAACCACCTTGCCGGAATTGCGCCGAGTCCTCCCCTACAGCATTCACCAGTGCGGCGAAATTTAA
- a CDS encoding DUF1269 domain-containing protein has translation MSELIAIAYDDMFKAEEVRLTLAKLQKEHLIELGDAAVVVKDTEGKVQLKQAVNLTAMGAVSGGFWGLLIGTLFFMPLAGLAIGATTGAISGALTDIGVDDDFMRELAETMRPGTSALFVLVRKFTPDKVLEEIAPYGGKVLRTSLTKDKEAELQEVLSNRGVKPVTQE, from the coding sequence ATGAGTGAACTAATTGCCATTGCCTACGATGATATGTTCAAAGCTGAGGAAGTGCGTTTGACCCTGGCGAAATTGCAAAAGGAACATTTGATTGAACTGGGGGATGCCGCCGTGGTGGTCAAGGATACGGAAGGCAAGGTGCAACTCAAACAGGCGGTGAATTTGACGGCTATGGGCGCAGTGAGCGGCGGTTTTTGGGGTTTGCTCATTGGTACGTTGTTCTTCATGCCCTTGGCGGGGTTGGCGATTGGGGCGACTACGGGAGCGATTAGCGGTGCCTTGACCGATATTGGGGTGGATGATGATTTTATGCGGGAGTTGGCGGAAACCATGCGCCCCGGCACGTCAGCCCTGTTTGTCCTGGTGCGGAAATTCACGCCGGATAAGGTGTTGGAGGAAATTGCCCCCTACGGTGGTAAGGTGTTACGCACGTCCCTGACCAAGGATAAAGAGGCGGAACTTCAGGAAGTCCTGAGCAATCGGGGCGTGAAACCTGTCACCCAAGAATAG
- the purU gene encoding formyltetrahydrofolate deformylase yields MHGILQVCCPDQRGLVAKISQFVHQWGGNIVHADHHLDEGLFLSRLEWELTGFELSPAATRAEFAPLAQTIHAQWFYHTRDERPKVAVFVGKQSHCLWDLLWRYRAGELPGEITLIISNHWECAPIAEQFHIPFYCIKIEDKFQAEMEQLTLIKAYNIELIILAKYMQILSQDFIDQCPPVINIHHSFLPAFPGANPYQRAHQRGVKIIGATAHYVTPELDAGPIIEQDVVRVSHRDTVADLVRQGRDVERRVLAQAVRWHLERRVLVYHNKTVVFT; encoded by the coding sequence ATGCACGGAATTTTACAGGTGTGTTGCCCGGATCAACGGGGGTTGGTTGCTAAAATCAGCCAGTTTGTCCACCAGTGGGGCGGCAATATTGTCCATGCGGATCATCACTTGGATGAGGGGTTATTTCTCAGCCGGTTGGAATGGGAATTGACAGGGTTTGAACTCTCTCCAGCGGCGACCCGTGCAGAATTTGCCCCGCTTGCCCAAACCATCCATGCCCAGTGGTTCTACCACACCCGGGATGAACGCCCCAAGGTCGCAGTTTTTGTGGGCAAACAAAGCCATTGCCTGTGGGATTTACTCTGGCGATACCGGGCGGGAGAATTACCGGGAGAAATTACGCTCATTATTAGCAATCACTGGGAATGTGCCCCCATTGCGGAGCAATTTCATATCCCTTTTTATTGCATCAAAATAGAAGATAAATTCCAGGCAGAAATGGAGCAATTAACCCTGATTAAAGCCTATAATATTGAGTTAATTATTCTGGCAAAATATATGCAAATTTTGAGTCAAGATTTTATTGATCAATGCCCGCCAGTGATTAACATTCACCATTCTTTTTTACCCGCTTTTCCTGGTGCCAATCCCTACCAACGGGCGCACCAACGGGGGGTGAAAATTATCGGTGCCACCGCCCACTACGTCACCCCAGAACTGGATGCCGGACCAATTATCGAACAGGATGTGGTGCGGGTCAGTCATCGGGACACGGTGGCGGATTTGGTTCGCCAAGGGCGGGATGTGGAACGGCGGGTATTGGCGCAGGCGGTGCGTTGGCATCTGGAACGCCGGGTGCTGGTGTACCACAACAAAACCGTCGTGTTTACTTAA